The Paenibacillus spongiae nucleotide sequence AGGGCGTTGTAGATGCCAAGCCGAACTTCGTGGCTATAGCCGCAGACGACCATAAGAGCGAAAATAGTAAACCCAATACCGTTGACATTCCTTGACTCCTTAAAAAGAAAATGCCCAAAAACCGCGATTTAATTTGAATCACAGTTTGAAGGGGAACTTGGCCATTTCTCTGGTCAAGTTCATATTCATTTTAAATGGCTAAGAATGAATGATTTTGTCTGTATATTGGATTATTTTTACCCCATGCCGCGTATGAGATGCTGTTTTCGGTATTGACTCGGGGTTGTTTTTTCATTTTTTTGAAACAACCGTGTCAAGGAAGATTGATGCTCTAAGCCTACTTGAAGAGCAATCTGCAGAATAGAAAAGTTAGTTTCTCGCAGTAATTGCTTCGCCTTATGCAAGCGGACTTCCTGAAGATAGGCAGATGGCGATTTTCCGGTTTCTTTTCGAAACCATTCCGTATAATAGGAACGATTGAAATGCTCAAGCTCGGCCAGTTGTTGAACCGATATATTCTCCTCGTAATGCTCATGAATATATTGAATAGACCTAGGCTGCCGCGCTTGGTGTAAATGATGCGAAATGTAAGGATACAGCTCCTTAAGAGCAGATGGTTGTGCAGCCGGTTGGTCCAATTCATTTAAGATTAAATAACGAATTCCTCTCCACTTGCTATTCAAAGAGTAGGAAATTCCTTTATGGTTCAACCTGCTGGAGGGAATCATCACA carries:
- a CDS encoding helix-turn-helix domain-containing protein, encoding METYKELVAERRTYTASQVTHSHSYGQLILPLHGELAIEAGTAHFLLDDRQLLYVPPQCDHTFYANVRNEFLVLDIPDVMIPSSRLNHKGISYSLNSKWRGIRYLILNELDQPAAQPSALKELYPYISHHLHQARQPRSIQYIHEHYEENISVQQLAELEHFNRSYYTEWFRKETGKSPSAYLQEVRLHKAKQLLRETNFSILQIALQVGLEHQSSLTRLFQKNEKTTPSQYRKQHLIRGMG